From Bacteroidota bacterium, one genomic window encodes:
- a CDS encoding tyrosinase family protein, translating into MKTKKNLNVRHSLIDLQIAYEKGDKKPLENLMRAWKGVKELPPEDPKSFFMLGGFHGEPFRAAGATDTSYWGGYCNHGNVLFPTWHRAYLVKLEESLQSIKGCEEVTIPFWDETNAETLANGVPWALTNSTFTFSNGETIDNPLKSFTLPVALTDNAIDPGTYNYSKPAGYETVRYPYSGLVGTPEDAAATAIHNAKYPASVGTAYLNDNIINWLTESHKPNTTTHAERGYVLAQFKNCLNAPNYTVFSNTTSAGEWNSHLDPGVDPITPLESPHNSIHLAVGGFDAPGYRASRVAGANGDMGENNTAGLDPIFFFHHCNVDRMFWLWQKKHQKTESLDLIEEYPGTNSSDGGTQPSVGQAPNSYLTLDSPLYPFKKSNKAGDYYTSNDCVNINNLGYEYGKGSLDELAKPLLKAAAPAKSGGQLIKISKLNRAARKGSFVIAAYTNVTDKDGNTTQELLGFEAVLSRWSVMKCANCLTHLETKAFFKIPNKHPLNLLSSSEAANAITISIIDRDGPVEAAESPLQTKMLTADNQETLYQLEIL; encoded by the coding sequence ATGAAAACAAAAAAGAATTTAAACGTGAGGCATTCCCTCATTGACTTACAAATTGCCTATGAAAAAGGTGATAAGAAACCATTGGAAAATTTAATGCGTGCATGGAAAGGTGTTAAAGAATTACCACCCGAAGATCCAAAATCGTTTTTTATGTTGGGTGGTTTTCACGGGGAACCTTTCAGAGCTGCGGGTGCTACTGATACCAGCTATTGGGGCGGTTACTGTAACCACGGAAATGTTTTGTTTCCTACGTGGCATCGTGCGTACTTGGTGAAATTAGAAGAATCGTTACAAAGTATAAAAGGTTGTGAAGAGGTAACTATTCCGTTTTGGGATGAAACTAATGCGGAGACTTTAGCCAATGGCGTTCCATGGGCATTGACTAACTCAACCTTTACTTTTAGCAATGGCGAAACAATAGACAATCCATTAAAATCGTTTACACTACCTGTAGCACTTACTGACAACGCTATTGACCCTGGCACTTATAATTACTCTAAACCTGCGGGCTACGAAACTGTACGTTACCCTTACTCAGGATTAGTTGGCACACCTGAAGATGCAGCAGCAACAGCAATACACAATGCCAAATATCCTGCAAGTGTAGGAACAGCTTATTTAAACGACAATATAATAAACTGGCTGACGGAATCACACAAACCAAATACAACAACACATGCTGAAAGAGGTTATGTATTGGCACAATTTAAAAACTGCTTAAATGCACCTAACTACACTGTATTTTCAAATACTACTTCGGCAGGCGAATGGAACAGTCATCTTGATCCGGGTGTTGATCCTATTACTCCGTTAGAGTCGCCACACAACAGTATACATTTAGCTGTTGGCGGATTTGATGCACCGGGTTACAGAGCTTCGAGAGTAGCAGGTGCTAATGGTGATATGGGCGAAAACAATACTGCCGGTTTAGACCCTATATTCTTCTTTCACCATTGCAACGTTGACAGGATGTTTTGGCTATGGCAAAAGAAACACCAAAAAACAGAATCGCTTGATTTAATAGAAGAGTATCCGGGCACCAATTCATCTGACGGAGGAACTCAACCATCGGTTGGACAAGCACCAAACTCATACTTAACATTAGACAGCCCGTTATACCCTTTCAAAAAATCAAACAAGGCCGGTGATTATTATACCTCTAACGACTGTGTAAACATTAATAATTTGGGTTATGAATACGGAAAAGGTTCGTTAGATGAATTAGCTAAACCATTATTGAAAGCAGCAGCACCGGCAAAAAGCGGTGGACAGTTAATTAAAATAAGCAAGCTAAACCGTGCAGCCAGAAAAGGTTCATTTGTTATTGCAGCTTACACAAACGTAACTGACAAAGACGGCAATACTACTCAAGAGTTATTGGGCTTTGAAGCCGTGTTGAGTCGCTGGAGTGTAATGAAGTGCGCTAATTGCCTTACGCATTTAGAGACAAAAGCATTCTTTAAAATACCTAATAAGCATCCTTTGAATTTACTAAGCAGCAGCGAAGCAGCAAATGCTATTACCATTTCTATTATTGACCGTGACGGACCTGTAGAGGCAGCAGAATCGCCTTTACAAACAAAAATGTTAACAGCCGATAACCAGGAAACATTATACCAATTGGAAATATTATAA
- a CDS encoding peptidoglycan recognition family protein, translated as MSFTEKYTITPKYLPARTKRRSGIAISPAVKFIVAHDTGNKNSTAAGNVKYYTNSANTESASAHLFVDDKEILECIPALTAAPEKAWHVLYNVTTDNQLYGYNANDAAIGVEYCFGNNINADESYKKYIWVIAYLCYTFKLDPATSIVGHFFLDPKRKTDPVTGLAQSRRTYEQLLKDIVTEYNECTGVIPDPHQSTPSVGSATVLTKVNIRQGAPNTRANIVQTISAGTVLNYVEIVENGENINGNSKWYKDTQGNFFWSGAVKQNTPG; from the coding sequence ATGAGCTTTACAGAAAAATATACCATAACACCTAAGTATTTACCTGCACGTACCAAACGTAGAAGTGGAATAGCTATAAGCCCGGCCGTTAAATTTATAGTAGCGCATGATACCGGTAACAAAAATTCGACTGCTGCCGGCAATGTTAAATACTATACGAACTCGGCCAATACAGAAAGTGCTTCGGCTCACTTGTTTGTTGACGACAAGGAAATATTGGAATGTATTCCTGCTTTAACGGCAGCGCCTGAAAAGGCATGGCATGTATTGTACAATGTAACTACTGACAATCAACTGTACGGCTACAATGCCAATGATGCAGCTATTGGTGTAGAATATTGTTTTGGCAATAATATAAATGCCGATGAGTCTTATAAAAAATACATCTGGGTAATTGCTTATTTGTGTTACACTTTTAAGCTTGATCCTGCAACAAGTATAGTGGGTCATTTTTTCTTAGACCCTAAAAGAAAAACAGACCCGGTAACAGGGCTTGCACAAAGCAGAAGAACGTATGAACAATTACTAAAAGACATAGTAACGGAATACAATGAATGTACCGGTGTAATACCTGACCCGCATCAAAGTACACCAAGTGTAGGAAGTGCTACTGTACTTACCAAAGTAAACATTCGCCAAGGTGCACCTAATACCAGAGCAAATATTGTACAAACAATTAGTGCCGGTACTGTTTTAAACTATGTTGAAATAGTTGAAAACGGAGAAAACATAAATGGCAACAGCAAATGGTATAAAGATACACAGGGCAATTTTTTCTGGAGTGGCGCTGTAAAACAAAATACGCCCGGCTAA
- a CDS encoding histidine kinase gives MQSSQTIIIFIAGTAIMILVFGFIFVFMLLYERKRQRYRATIQQLEIDNQKKLLEAVIEAQEEEKQYFAEELHDSIGQLLSVISMNLNTLKRKAAQKNMVDAELDKITDITLEIAKTSIQEVRNISQKLMPVILSDFGLQASLFDLVSKTNETGAQQITLRYELSAERLAKNVEKALYRITQELLNNTIKYAKAKQVNIVLCYEADTILYQYEDNGVGFDIHNMKKSGVGLKSIESRVNSINGNLTVVSGKEIGTKVNITLAKI, from the coding sequence ATGCAATCATCGCAAACCATTATAATATTTATAGCAGGTACGGCCATTATGATACTTGTATTTGGCTTTATATTTGTTTTTATGCTTTTATACGAGCGTAAGCGCCAACGGTATAGAGCCACCATTCAGCAACTGGAAATTGATAACCAGAAGAAATTATTAGAAGCCGTTATTGAGGCACAAGAAGAAGAAAAACAATATTTTGCAGAAGAATTGCATGATAGTATAGGACAATTACTATCTGTTATCAGCATGAATTTGAATACCCTTAAACGCAAGGCTGCTCAAAAAAATATGGTTGATGCCGAGTTGGATAAGATTACCGATATAACTTTAGAAATAGCCAAAACATCTATTCAGGAAGTGAGGAACATATCGCAAAAGTTAATGCCGGTTATATTGAGCGATTTTGGATTGCAGGCATCCTTGTTTGATTTGGTTTCAAAAACCAATGAAACAGGCGCCCAACAAATAACATTAAGGTATGAGTTAAGTGCAGAACGCTTAGCAAAAAATGTAGAAAAAGCATTGTATAGAATAACACAAGAGTTATTGAACAATACCATAAAGTATGCAAAGGCTAAGCAAGTTAACATTGTATTGTGTTACGAAGCCGATACTATTTTATATCAATATGAAGACAATGGAGTGGGGTTTGATATACACAATATGAAAAAAAGTGGAGTAGGTTTAAAAAGTATAGAAAGCCGTGTGAACAGTATTAATGGCAATTTAACTGTTGTAAGTGGAAAAGAAATAGGAACAAAAGTAAACATTACCCTAGCTAAAATATAA
- a CDS encoding response regulator transcription factor: MSKQRIQIAIADDHSIFRNGLAASIQPFDYINILYSASSGEELIEGLKTHKPDVVLLDIKMKGMDGIETTRLLKHEYPHIKVLGLSMYESHQYVTNMFKAGASGFLFKDSSPEQIVHAIEYVKHNEYYFNEQVSSKLLSSLLEINHPSTNTPNVFVTLSQVEIDIIKLIAAELTNSEIANKLNLGTKTVENYRAKLIVKTGVKNTAGLVLYGIKRGYIVV, translated from the coding sequence ATGAGTAAACAACGTATTCAAATAGCCATTGCCGATGACCATTCTATATTTAGAAATGGTTTAGCTGCATCCATTCAACCATTTGATTATATAAATATTTTGTATTCAGCTTCCAGTGGCGAAGAGCTAATAGAAGGTTTAAAGACTCATAAGCCCGATGTAGTTTTACTTGATATAAAAATGAAAGGCATGGACGGTATAGAAACTACGCGTCTCTTAAAACACGAATATCCCCACATAAAAGTATTAGGCTTGTCCATGTACGAAAGCCACCAGTATGTTACCAATATGTTTAAAGCAGGTGCGAGTGGTTTTTTATTTAAAGATTCATCACCGGAGCAAATTGTACATGCTATAGAATATGTTAAACACAACGAGTATTATTTTAACGAACAAGTGTCATCCAAATTGTTAAGCAGCTTGTTAGAAATAAATCATCCGAGTACCAATACACCCAATGTTTTTGTTACCCTATCGCAAGTAGAAATAGATATTATAAAACTAATTGCTGCTGAGTTAACCAATAGCGAAATAGCCAACAAGTTAAATTTAGGAACAAAAACAGTAGAAAACTACAGGGCAAAATTAATTGTAAAGACAGGCGTTAAAAATACGGCAGGCCTTGTTCTTTATGGTATTAAAAGAGGCTATATAGTAGTATAG